In Sesamum indicum cultivar Zhongzhi No. 13 linkage group LG8, S_indicum_v1.0, whole genome shotgun sequence, the sequence CGGAACTTTGCAATCTTGTCAACACAGAGGTCTGGAAGTGGGTGGTTTGAGACATTATTGAACAGTCATATGAACATAAGCTCCAATGGTGAGATATTCTCAGTTAAGGTCCGGAGAAAGAACATTTCCACAATTGTAGAAACTTTGGATAAACTTTATAATCTAGACTTCCTTACCAGCGCCTCAAAAAATGAGTGCACGGCTGCCGTTGGATTGAAATGGATGCTTAACCAGGTGAGCGCCatatattttatgcatttGATAGTTTGTAATGGTAGTTTCGTTCTATTTATGTTCAGACTGATTTGATCTAAACATAATTGCAATCAAGATCTTTTGCTTGTCATTCGCTTATTGTTTGTTTTAGCATGTTAAGTACGCTATCGACTTTTAGAGGTAAGTTTCGTTCCTCTTATCTCCAGTAACTCGAGACTTAAGATTGAAATCTCTTGAGTAGATGATAAGGGCTTCCCAACCTAGATGATACACGGAATTACAAGGGGCATGCAACTTTTGTTGTGGTCTATACACAATAAATTCACACACACAgtaaatgcatttatttactACGGTCTAGTAATACTTTGGTCTCCCCTAGGATGATTTTGCCTTTTAGGTTAAGAGTTAGAAACAGACTTGGAGCTTGCACAAATGATGTCTGTGGGAACAGGGCATGGATGGGAAAATTACATGGTTTTCTAAAATCAATTCTTACCGTCTTCTAACTGTTTTAGTAACAAATCCAGTGATAACTCGTTACATTAATGACCAGGCAGAAATTTAAGTCATGGaatcattttctttcaagTTTATGTTTGTTGACAGTATAGTGAAACGGAGTAATGAATGAACAAAAAAGATTTGAGTATTTTATAGAATCACGAAATGGTGATTGGAtactttagaaaattttacatCTTATATAACATATGAAATGTGGTATTCGAAGAGCATTGTTATTTGTTATAGTCTTCCCAGAACTTATAGCTGATAGTACTCTTTTACAGAtagaaataaacaatttaCAGTTTGCCTTCTGTTAGTTTGACTGTGCTTGGTTTCTACCACTTCATCTTAGGCCTTAAAATCAGCTCAATTTGGCTTTAAAATGTGTAAGTTGCCATTTCTAACTGGGCAGTAACTTGGTAGGCAATTGATCTTCTCATCCTGGTAATTCTTCTTTGTGtagtatttgttatatttctttttttgtaggGCTTGATGCAACATCATGAGGAAATAGTGGAATACTTCAAGTCTAAAGGTGTTTcggcaatttttcttttcagaagGAATCTGTTCCGCCGCATGATTTCGATACTAGCTAATTCTTACGACCAGAACGCCAAACTACTAAACGGGACTCACAAATCCCATGTGCACTCTGCCCATGAggtcctctctctctctgtgtgtgtgtgtttctctCCATGCACAGTGCTGtagttttttgaaattatttaatggtGCAGGCTGAGATACTTGCGAGTTACAAGCCGACTATCAATACAAGTCTACTCATACCCAATCTGAAGCAAGTGGAAGAACTAGTCACCAAATCGTTGGAATATTTCAAGAGCACTCGGCATATCATTCTCTACTACGAGGATGTAGTAAAGAATCGAACAGTAAGCAATTCGACAACTCAGAACCAAGAAATCTAAATTGCAATTCTCCAACCTCATGTCCAAGTTCTTTCCtttgttttcatcttctttCAGAAATTGGTCGAtgttcaagattttcttaGAGTTCCACGACAGGAGCTGAAGAGTCGTCAGGTGAAGATACACAAAGGACCGTTGTCCTCACAGGTCGAAAACTGGGGAGAGATCAAGAAGACGCTCAAGGGAACACATTATGAGTCTTTTTTAGGAGAAGATTACAAATTGTAACTAATGTGTGCACCCTGTATATATCTTGGCTTCTCTAGCTTAgcttatttattcattaattcttTGAACAGGGAGAAACCGAGCAATGCATCATCTCCCTGTTGTGAAATTTTGAAGGAATGATATTTAGACTGACGGCTTCAGAAACTTGGGAATGTTCTGTTCTAGTCTACCGATGTTTTAACATGAATGGTTTAGATTATATGTCTGAGTTGTATGCTTCTATTGGAAATTACTAGATCAATGCAGTGCAACAAATGAAtataaagttattttgatgaaaaagtgtaatatactcggcatgtgaaaattttttaattgaggTGTAAATTTGCATTCCagctatatatattgaaagcTTAGTTGATGAAATATGTTTGTATAGCTCGAATGATACACGTAACAgaaacttaaaaaagaaagaccaTAAAGACTTTCATACTCTATCAACCAAAACAGTTgctatcaaaaaatatttagaagtTTGATGCACCTaactcaaattcaattacGTTCTGACCACCCATTTTTGTTGACCAAAATTCCAACACACTTGTAAGGCTCAAAGATTTGACCAAAGCACATGGTCATGGTGGGCACAAACATAAAGGAGAAAATCTCCTGCTGGTTTTGACCAAGATCATGTCCAGGTCTAGGGTCTCCTCGGCAGTGCTACAGTATTCCATGCAACGTAGCCCAGGCCCCAGGCATAGCCCATACGCGTATGTTGGACTGGTCTGGTGTGGTGGAAAAGATAAGAGCATGATGGATGGCTAGTTGTGATTTGTGAAACAACTTCATGTACATGTTTTCCATGTTTGGTTTGAAATTTAAGTTGTGCGTAAATAGACTGTTATTGTCTTATTCATGTGATTCTATTTGTGCCTCACCAACTTACATCAATTATTTCATACCTTAACAATTGATCTCTACGTTAATAaggcttaatttaattgacgAAGTTgggattttataattttagaggtCATGGATTCGAATCCCGTCAAGTGCATCAAATATTGTCTGCTGTATAGCAAAAATTAATCTACTACATAACAAGTGTTGttgattattgtaatagtatGTGTTGTTGAACAggatatgattattgtaataggAGATGTTAGatactcaaaatttagtaatgctgaaaatattcataaatgtcATGTTTTTCGCCcctgaataaatatatatgtatataaaatttgtataataataataatgatgatgtagaagagagataaaaatagagcctttcaaaaaaaaaaaaaaaacaaagagaaaattagAGTGGGAGGAAGAGGATCCTTAACCTTAATGAGATTAGAGAGTAGAGTTTTACcctaatcaaattcaaatgctTGCAGGGGGGGTGGGCTCCGCTTGCTTCAGCCGTCAATTCAAAAACCGGTAgctgtttgtttgttttgtctCCACCAAAATCCAGCCGTCCATCTCAAATGGAGTGGGACCCATTTCACCACCGCGTATCTACTGGACCCACATGTAGCTGTATTCCTGCATCGACGGCCACTACGCACCATCCTCATCCTCCAACGGTTACGATTCAATATCGTCAAATACAATGCACACGTTGAATCCACCCTAGCCTAGATCCCTCATACTTGTTACTCTTTTTATTCTCTCGCCAGCCGACTTCGAaaaacttctctctctctcaaaccTGGTTTCTCCGACCAGGTACCCCCTAACTCTCGCGGAAACATTAGCAGGGAGGTTGATTTCGGAGAGGAAAAATGAACGGTGGAGATTCGAATCAGCAACCGCAGCCGcagcagcaacagcagcagATGCAGCACCAGCAGTGGGTGGCGATGCAGCAGTACCAGCAGCAGTGGATGGCTATGCAGTATCCTGCAATGGCGATGCAGCAGCATATGATGTACAATCAGCATTACGTCCCGTACTACCACCCTCACCACCTCCCTCAGCAGCAGCAGTATCAGCAACAACCGCCGCCGCAGCCGCCCAAGCAGAATAATCAGATTCAGAGTTCCGGTGAAGATAACAAGACAATTTGGATTGGAGATCTCCAGCAGTGGATGGATGAAGGTTATCTACAATCATGCTTTTCCCAAACTGGAGAGGTAgcagaattattttttatttttacttatctTTTATTCCGATGTATCTGCGTTGGGAGATTTAACGTGTTTTTGGAATTAGCGATTAGTTATTGAATTGCTATGTTGTGTATCTTCCGGTTTCTAGCATGTTGTAACCGTAGAATTCGAAAAAGTTACTTCTCGAAGTGAATTATCTTGGTTATGTATAATACTTTTGGTGATCTGTCAACACCGTGATTTATCTGTAAGGAAAAAATAGGAGAGTTTAGATTCTAGTTGACATGTCCATGATTGAAGAAGATATGCGGATATTATGTCGAGATGCATATGGTACTAATGATGGAAAAGTTCAGTACTAACTTTAGAACAAAAGGATATTCAAATAGCAATTATCTCATGTATTGGCATCTTG encodes:
- the LOC105169565 gene encoding uncharacterized protein LOC105169565, yielding MAEDLCFWLKDSLIIKIPKKNPLALRMVVLVFVMLCAIYISSVCLRQVGQFGGQSTGRLFSVPVIERPCEAVDIEPSEKSYVHFPKPKTFSRDECACNPVRNFAILSTQRSGSGWFETLLNSHMNISSNGEIFSVKVRRKNISTIVETLDKLYNLDFLTSASKNECTAAVGLKWMLNQGLMQHHEEIVEYFKSKGVSAIFLFRRNLFRRMISILANSYDQNAKLLNGTHKSHVHSAHEAEILASYKPTINTSLLIPNLKQVEELVTKSLEYFKSTRHIILYYEDVVKNRTKLVDVQDFLRVPRQELKSRQVKIHKGPLSSQVENWGEIKKTLKGTHYESFLGEDYKL